The proteins below are encoded in one region of Deinococcus metalli:
- a CDS encoding Jag family protein, with product MDNRTNLDDYLAGLGISDADESELPPPAPETAQSAAPALEAAHEAPVVVLERFLRGLVSRIDPSLSVNVHDSGDALEADITGESAARLAGRDGRTLGAIEVLAYTVLAKQDGRGELRVRVDVGGFRKRQADTLTKLAERLAVQVAKSGEAHEMQPMPAAERRVIHIALKEHPDVMSESVGEGASRRLIIRPRHG from the coding sequence ATGGACAACCGGACGAACCTCGACGATTACCTCGCGGGGCTGGGGATCAGTGACGCCGACGAGAGCGAACTGCCCCCACCCGCCCCGGAGACGGCGCAGAGCGCGGCGCCCGCGCTGGAGGCGGCCCACGAAGCGCCGGTGGTGGTTCTGGAACGCTTCCTGCGCGGCCTGGTGTCGCGCATCGACCCCTCGCTGAGCGTGAATGTGCACGACAGTGGCGACGCCCTGGAGGCCGACATCACCGGCGAGAGCGCCGCGCGGCTGGCCGGGCGGGACGGCCGCACCCTGGGCGCCATCGAGGTGCTCGCGTACACCGTGCTCGCCAAGCAGGACGGGCGCGGCGAATTGCGCGTGCGGGTGGACGTCGGCGGCTTCCGCAAGCGGCAGGCCGACACCCTGACCAAACTCGCCGAGCGCCTCGCGGTGCAGGTCGCTAAGAGCGGCGAGGCGCACGAGATGCAGCCCATGCCCGCCGCCGAGCGTCGCGTGATCCACATCGCCCTGAAGGAGCACCCGGACGTGATGAGCGAGTCGGTCGGCGAGGGCGCCAGCCGCCGGCTGATCATCCGGCCCCGGCACGGCTGA
- a CDS encoding Fur family transcriptional regulator, producing the protein MAMVRHTRQRAAVIEVLQASREHPDAAAIHAAVRERLPSVSLGTVYRTLDALVRDGVVVTLERAGQATRYDWRAGTAHHHAVCRSCGAIFDVDALTLPGVPAAGLPGGFRVTDVHLEFMGVCVSCQAASSGAATEPAGA; encoded by the coding sequence ATGGCGATGGTGCGGCACACGAGGCAGCGGGCGGCGGTGATCGAGGTTCTTCAGGCCTCGCGCGAGCATCCCGACGCGGCCGCCATCCATGCGGCGGTGCGCGAGCGGCTGCCCAGCGTGAGCCTCGGCACCGTGTACCGCACGCTGGACGCGCTGGTGCGCGACGGCGTGGTCGTGACCCTGGAGCGCGCCGGGCAGGCCACCCGCTACGACTGGCGGGCCGGCACCGCGCATCACCACGCGGTGTGCCGCTCGTGCGGCGCGATCTTCGATGTGGACGCCCTGACCCTCCCCGGGGTCCCGGCGGCCGGCCTGCCCGGTGGGTTCCGCGTGACCGACGTGCACCTCGAGTTCATGGGCGTGTGCGTGTCGTGCCAGGCGGCGTCAAGCGGCGCGGCCACGGAACCCGCCGGCGCGTAA
- the prmC gene encoding peptide chain release factor N(5)-glutamine methyltransferase produces MPTRRERLRAATEQLTRAGVPSPEVDARALLLHALNVSPTALVTGGDLPVTPAEEATLSALLARRAAREPLQYLLGPLEWGGVLLAADPRALVPRPETEWLLHLSLRALAGVTAPRVLDVGTGTGALALGIRAARPDARVTATDVSEGTLTLARENARRNGLDVTILHADLLDGVPGVFDVIVSNPPYLPDADRTGASPEVEHDPTLALYSGPDGLDIARRLAAGATAALVPGGRLLLELDPRNVRTLAHDLDTAGWAVTVHADLTGRERFVDATRP; encoded by the coding sequence GTGCCCACGCGGCGTGAGCGGCTGCGCGCGGCGACGGAGCAGCTCACGCGCGCGGGCGTGCCCTCCCCGGAGGTGGACGCCCGCGCGCTGCTGCTGCACGCCCTGAACGTGAGCCCCACCGCCCTCGTCACGGGCGGCGACTTGCCCGTCACGCCCGCCGAGGAGGCCACGCTCTCGGCGCTGCTGGCGCGCCGGGCCGCGCGTGAGCCGCTCCAGTACCTGCTGGGCCCGCTGGAGTGGGGCGGTGTGCTGTTGGCTGCCGATCCGCGCGCCCTGGTGCCCCGCCCGGAGACCGAGTGGCTGCTGCACCTGAGTCTCCGCGCGCTGGCCGGCGTGACTGCGCCGCGCGTGCTGGACGTGGGCACCGGCACCGGCGCGCTGGCGCTAGGCATCCGGGCGGCCCGGCCGGACGCGCGGGTCACCGCCACCGACGTCAGCGAGGGCACCCTGACGCTGGCCCGGGAGAACGCCCGCCGCAACGGTCTGGACGTGACCATCCTGCATGCCGACCTGCTGGACGGCGTGCCCGGCGTCTTCGACGTGATCGTCTCCAACCCCCCGTACCTGCCGGACGCCGACCGCACGGGTGCCTCGCCCGAGGTGGAGCACGACCCCACCCTGGCCCTCTACAGCGGCCCGGACGGCCTGGACATCGCCCGGCGGCTGGCCGCAGGGGCGACGGCCGCGCTGGTCCCCGGCGGGCGGCTGCTGCTGGAACTCGATCCGCGCAACGTCCGCACGCTGGCGCACGACCTGGACACCGCCGGGTGGGCCGTCACGGTGCACGCGGATCTGACCGGCCGGGAGCGCTTCGTGGATGCCACCCGGCCGTGA
- a CDS encoding PilW family protein, translated as MGRSKVGQLAGFTLVELLIAMALLLAVLTIAFNIFSSSNRLVESDTGRVMAQQNAQTALDLMAADVREAGENLELDLGISGLEFNNATQSLTVRRSIPPLSTGVKLARLPLCYVSGSSVQVVGAVPGSTTATSRCTYSDGNSDGEDDNVMPWRTYLTAQSGVPQAALLYRPASGGTPALVQSTTVQSVQAQTTQVTSGVTVKRVNVVLGAAVPSAFTPANNSLLILVDERRYMLVGSELRLALGGQTDAQAQPMAFGVTGLTLSATLTDPTETVSSMSLTGPFSRVKNIVIGLSAQNAGQGKSTTRTFQSTIFPRNIETARSTPGAP; from the coding sequence TTGGGCAGGAGTAAGGTCGGCCAGCTCGCCGGATTCACACTGGTCGAACTGCTGATCGCCATGGCCCTGCTGCTGGCCGTCCTGACCATCGCCTTCAACATCTTCTCGAGCAGCAACCGGCTTGTCGAGAGCGATACCGGCCGCGTCATGGCGCAGCAGAACGCCCAGACGGCGCTGGACCTGATGGCCGCAGACGTGCGCGAGGCCGGGGAGAACCTGGAACTCGACCTGGGCATCTCCGGTCTGGAATTCAACAACGCCACACAGAGCCTCACGGTACGGCGCAGCATTCCGCCGCTGTCCACCGGGGTCAAGCTGGCCCGCCTGCCGCTGTGCTACGTGTCCGGCAGCAGCGTACAGGTCGTGGGGGCCGTGCCCGGCAGCACCACGGCCACCTCGCGCTGCACCTACAGCGACGGCAACAGCGACGGCGAGGACGACAACGTGATGCCGTGGCGCACGTATCTCACGGCGCAGAGCGGCGTTCCCCAGGCCGCGCTGCTGTACCGCCCCGCGTCCGGCGGCACGCCCGCCCTCGTGCAGAGCACCACGGTCCAGAGCGTTCAGGCCCAGACCACCCAGGTGACCTCGGGTGTGACGGTCAAGCGTGTCAACGTCGTCCTCGGCGCGGCGGTGCCCTCTGCCTTCACGCCGGCCAACAACAGCCTGCTGATCCTCGTGGACGAGCGCCGTTACATGCTGGTGGGCAGCGAACTGCGCCTGGCCCTGGGGGGCCAGACCGATGCCCAGGCGCAGCCCATGGCCTTCGGCGTGACCGGCCTCACGCTGAGCGCCACCTTGACCGACCCCACGGAAACCGTGTCCAGCATGAGCCTGACCGGACCCTTCTCGCGCGTCAAGAACATCGTGATCGGCCTGAGCGCCCAGAACGCGGGCCAGGGCAAAAGCACCACCCGCACCTTCCAGTCGACCATCTTCCCGCGCAACATCGAGACGGCGCGCAGCACTCCGGGAGCCCCATGA
- a CDS encoding pilus assembly FimT family protein: MPDPRTPLNSVTAGFTLVELLIVLAVLGILFALGISSYRSTLNPARDAARTVHAAFFTLRSQAMSNTQARRLVLVGSKNLVLQSALRCSETTQTNWTQIGTVDLGTSSLPLTLTAPTPATTDPTVPTGTKLVACFTSRGQASTAGSLRISDTKHAYLVQVALGGGVYTSAQ, translated from the coding sequence GTGCCCGACCCCCGAACGCCCCTCAATTCCGTCACCGCCGGCTTCACGCTGGTGGAACTGCTGATCGTGCTGGCCGTGCTGGGCATCCTGTTCGCCCTGGGCATCAGCAGCTACCGTTCGACCCTCAACCCGGCGCGTGACGCGGCCAGAACGGTGCACGCTGCATTCTTCACGCTGCGCAGTCAGGCCATGTCCAACACCCAGGCACGGCGGCTGGTGCTCGTCGGCAGTAAGAATCTAGTGCTGCAGAGTGCCCTGCGCTGCAGCGAGACCACCCAGACGAACTGGACGCAGATCGGCACGGTCGATCTGGGCACGTCCAGCCTGCCGCTGACCCTCACGGCCCCCACGCCGGCCACCACCGATCCGACCGTCCCCACGGGCACGAAACTCGTGGCGTGCTTCACCTCCCGCGGTCAGGCCAGCACCGCCGGCTCACTGAGAATCTCGGACACCAAACACGCCTATCTCGTGCAGGTGGCGCTGGGCGGGGGGGTGTACACGAGTGCGCAGTGA
- a CDS encoding type IV pilus modification PilV family protein, translating to MRSEATRGITIVEVLIAMLVLGIAMGAIMGGLLSNTSVNSRVGQKAEAIRITEEKLEGYRQLGSYAALNGAAPLTQTVTRSGLPYTVVTTFCPTDKPSTMACSNTAIYIRVEVTNGNTTLYKADTYYTQFGQE from the coding sequence GTGCGCAGTGAGGCCACGCGCGGTATCACCATCGTCGAGGTGCTGATCGCCATGCTGGTGCTCGGCATCGCCATGGGCGCCATCATGGGCGGTCTGCTGTCGAATACCAGCGTGAACAGCCGCGTGGGCCAGAAGGCCGAGGCGATCCGCATCACCGAGGAAAAACTGGAGGGCTACCGGCAACTCGGCAGCTACGCCGCCCTGAACGGCGCGGCGCCGCTCACCCAGACCGTCACGCGCAGCGGCCTGCCCTACACGGTCGTGACGACCTTCTGCCCGACCGACAAGCCCAGCACCATGGCCTGCAGCAACACGGCGATCTACATCCGCGTGGAGGTGACAAATGGCAACACGACCCTCTACAAGGCCGACACGTACTACACCCAGTTTGGGCAGGAGTAA
- a CDS encoding low molecular weight protein-tyrosine-phosphatase, whose protein sequence is MTPLRVLALCLGNICRSPLAEALLRRELDAAGVGAVVDSAGTGEWHVGRPADPRSREVARRHGLTLDGRARQLSTADFHTQDVILAMDAQNAADARHQSPPGARARVVLIRDFDAEAPGADVPDPYYGGPDGFEDVYAMLERSARAFAAHAARPPE, encoded by the coding sequence ATGACGCCGCTGCGCGTGCTGGCGCTGTGCCTGGGCAACATCTGCCGCAGTCCGCTGGCGGAGGCGCTACTGCGGCGGGAACTGGACGCCGCCGGGGTCGGCGCCGTGGTGGACTCGGCCGGCACCGGCGAGTGGCACGTGGGCCGCCCCGCCGATCCGCGCAGCCGCGAGGTGGCCCGGCGCCACGGCCTGACGCTGGACGGCCGCGCCCGGCAGCTGAGCACGGCAGACTTCCACACCCAGGACGTGATCCTCGCCATGGACGCCCAGAACGCGGCCGACGCCCGGCATCAGAGTCCGCCGGGCGCGCGGGCCCGCGTCGTGCTGATACGCGACTTTGACGCTGAGGCGCCCGGCGCGGACGTCCCGGACCCGTACTACGGCGGCCCAGACGGCTTCGAGGACGTGTACGCCATGCTGGAACGCAGCGCGCGGGCCTTCGCGGCGCACGCGGCGCGGCCCCCGGAGTGA
- a CDS encoding biotin--[acetyl-CoA-carboxylase] ligase, with translation MPARLLPLLTADPQSGDTLGARLGVGRVTVRTLAHQLQDQGVPVHVTRAGYAVAPGTPAPALVHVTGTLGRVLRYAGTVGSTQDEMRAWADDPLSPAPHGAVVVAERQTAGRGRRGRVWDTTGGSLVFSVLLRPESGVPLALADLGLLPLAAGVAVHAACGVGGLKWPNDVLAPDGRKLAGILVEADLRGEEARRVIVGIGVNVHHAPPGAAAVGEWRPEVTRADLLGRVLDALAHWLAAPGPDVRAAWTAASVTLGRPVRVHTPQGDVEGTATALDARGSLIVDTPAGTRTVSAGDVELIGALAGAPPP, from the coding sequence ATGCCCGCCCGATTGCTGCCCCTGCTGACCGCCGACCCCCAGTCCGGCGACACGCTGGGCGCGCGGCTGGGCGTGGGCCGCGTGACCGTCCGCACCCTGGCGCACCAGCTTCAGGATCAGGGGGTGCCGGTGCACGTCACCCGCGCCGGGTACGCCGTGGCGCCCGGCACGCCCGCCCCCGCGCTGGTGCACGTGACCGGCACTCTGGGCCGCGTGCTGCGCTACGCGGGCACGGTCGGCAGCACCCAGGACGAGATGCGCGCGTGGGCCGACGACCCGCTCTCCCCCGCTCCGCACGGCGCGGTCGTGGTGGCCGAGCGGCAGACCGCCGGACGCGGGCGACGTGGCCGGGTGTGGGACACCACCGGCGGCAGCCTTGTGTTCAGCGTGCTGCTGCGCCCCGAGTCCGGCGTGCCCCTGGCACTGGCGGACCTCGGGTTGCTGCCGCTGGCCGCCGGGGTCGCCGTGCACGCGGCGTGCGGCGTGGGCGGCCTGAAGTGGCCCAACGACGTGCTCGCGCCGGACGGCCGCAAGCTCGCGGGCATCCTCGTCGAGGCCGACCTGCGCGGCGAGGAAGCGCGGCGTGTGATCGTCGGCATCGGCGTGAACGTGCACCACGCCCCGCCCGGCGCCGCCGCCGTGGGCGAGTGGCGGCCCGAGGTGACCCGCGCCGATCTGCTCGGCCGCGTGCTGGACGCCCTGGCGCACTGGCTGGCCGCACCCGGCCCCGACGTGCGCGCCGCGTGGACGGCCGCGAGCGTCACGCTGGGCCGCCCCGTGCGCGTGCACACACCCCAGGGCGACGTCGAGGGCACCGCCACGGCGCTCGACGCGCGCGGCAGCCTGATCGTGGATACCCCCGCCGGGACCCGCACCGTCAGCGCCGGGGATGTCGAGCTGATCGGCGCCCTCGCCGGCGCTCCACCGCCGTGA
- a CDS encoding biotin transporter BioY, with product MTHATHPTLAQTLAPQRTLTRDVALVLGGALLIALLAQVEIPLKPVPVTLQTLGVLLVGAALGWRRGAATLGTYIAAGTLGLPVFAGGAAGLAKLAGPTGGYLIGFLLAATLVGWLMERLALDRRVVGTAAAMLLGTAVIYAVGLPWLSVTTGLHGRALLTAGLLPFLPGDALKLGLAALLLPGAWQLTRRR from the coding sequence ATGACCCACGCCACGCATCCCACCCTCGCCCAGACCCTCGCCCCACAGCGCACCCTCACGCGCGACGTCGCGCTCGTCCTCGGCGGCGCGCTGCTGATCGCCCTGCTCGCCCAGGTCGAGATTCCCCTGAAGCCCGTGCCCGTCACGCTCCAGACCCTGGGCGTGCTGCTCGTCGGCGCGGCGCTGGGCTGGCGACGCGGCGCGGCCACGCTGGGCACGTACATCGCGGCCGGCACGCTCGGCCTGCCGGTCTTCGCGGGCGGCGCGGCCGGCCTCGCCAAACTGGCCGGGCCCACCGGCGGCTACCTGATCGGCTTCCTGCTCGCCGCCACGCTGGTCGGCTGGCTGATGGAACGCCTCGCCCTCGACCGGCGTGTCGTGGGCACCGCCGCGGCGATGCTGCTCGGCACGGCCGTCATCTACGCCGTCGGCCTGCCGTGGCTGAGCGTCACCACCGGCCTGCACGGGCGCGCCCTGCTGACCGCCGGCCTGCTCCCCTTCCTGCCCGGCGACGCGCTCAAGCTGGGCCTGGCCGCACTGCTGCTGCCCGGGGCGTGGCAACTCACCCGGCGCCGCTGA
- the recA gene encoding recombinase RecA produces MSKDNPKDISSPNDSKERAKAIETAMSQIEKAFGKGSIMKLGAESKLDVQVVSTGSLSLDLALGVGGIPRGRVTEIYGPESGGKTTLALAIVAQAQKAGGTCAFIDAEHALDPVYARALGVNTDELLVSQPDNGEQALEIMELLVRSGAIDVVVVDSVAALTPRAEIEGEMGDSLPGLQARLMSQALRKLTAILSKTGTAAIFINQVREKIGVMYGNPETTTGGRALKFYASVRLDVRKIGQPVKLGNDAVGNTVKVKTVKNKVAPPFKEVELTLMYGKGFDQLSDLVTLASDMDIIKKSGSFYSYGDERIGQGKEKAIAYIAERPQMEDEIRERVLTAIRSGGAPELPTVPAVAE; encoded by the coding sequence ATGAGCAAGGACAACCCCAAGGACATCTCCTCCCCCAACGACAGCAAGGAGCGCGCCAAGGCCATCGAGACGGCCATGAGCCAGATCGAGAAGGCCTTCGGCAAGGGCAGCATCATGAAGCTCGGCGCCGAGAGCAAACTGGACGTGCAGGTCGTGTCCACCGGCAGCCTGAGTCTGGACCTGGCGCTGGGCGTCGGCGGCATTCCGCGCGGCCGCGTGACCGAGATCTACGGCCCGGAATCCGGCGGCAAGACCACCCTGGCCCTCGCCATCGTCGCGCAGGCCCAGAAAGCCGGCGGCACGTGCGCGTTCATCGACGCCGAGCACGCCCTCGACCCGGTGTACGCCCGCGCGCTGGGCGTGAACACCGACGAACTGCTGGTGTCGCAGCCCGACAACGGCGAGCAGGCGCTGGAGATCATGGAACTGCTGGTCCGCAGCGGCGCCATCGACGTGGTCGTGGTGGACTCGGTGGCCGCCCTGACGCCCCGCGCCGAGATCGAGGGCGAGATGGGCGACTCGCTGCCCGGCCTGCAGGCCCGCCTGATGAGCCAGGCGCTGCGCAAGCTCACTGCGATCCTCTCCAAGACCGGCACCGCCGCGATCTTCATCAACCAGGTGCGCGAGAAGATCGGCGTGATGTACGGCAATCCCGAGACCACCACCGGCGGCCGCGCGCTGAAGTTCTACGCGTCCGTGCGCCTGGATGTCCGCAAGATCGGGCAGCCCGTCAAGCTGGGCAACGACGCGGTCGGCAACACCGTGAAGGTCAAGACCGTGAAGAACAAGGTCGCGCCGCCCTTCAAGGAAGTCGAACTCACCCTGATGTACGGCAAGGGCTTTGACCAGCTCAGCGACCTCGTGACGCTCGCCAGCGACATGGACATCATCAAGAAGTCCGGCAGCTTCTACTCCTACGGAGACGAGCGCATCGGCCAGGGCAAGGAAAAGGCCATCGCATACATCGCCGAGCGCCCCCAGATGGAAGACGAGATCCGCGAGCGCGTCCTGACCGCCATCCGCAGCGGCGGCGCCCCGGAACTGCCCACCGTCCCCGCCGTCGCCGAATAA